A single Lolium perenne isolate Kyuss_39 chromosome 6, Kyuss_2.0, whole genome shotgun sequence DNA region contains:
- the LOC127326704 gene encoding pathogenesis-related protein 1-like, whose translation MASTNSWTLQLESQVSAPRKFRATVMDWHNLAPKLAPHIVDSAHHVEGDGGVGSVRHYKCGSAVPFNSMKKKVEFLDVDKCECKYTIECDGVETSTWNIKMKPTANGGSVATVECTSKGMEAKDMMLKAKDSAAEIFKTVEAYLIANPDAYN comes from the exons ATGGCCTCCACCAACAGCTGGACCCTCCAGCTCGAGTCGCAGGTGTCCGCGCCGCGCAAGTTCCGCGCCACCGTCATGGACTGGCATAATCTGGCGCCCAAGCTCGCCCCACACATCGTCGACAGCGCCCACCACGTTGAAGGAGATGGCGGCGTTGGGAGCGTCAGGCACTACAAATGTGGCTCAG CTGTGCCCTTCAACTCCATGAAGAAGAAGGTCGAATTTCTCGATGTGGACAAGTGCGAGTGCAaatacaccatcgagtgtgacggcgTTGAGACATCCACGTGGAACATCAAGATGAAGCCAACGGCTAACGGTGGGAGTGTGGCAACGGTGGAGTGCACATCCAAGGGCATGGAAGCGAAGGACATGATGCTCAAGGCCAAGGACTCTGCCGCCGAAATATTTAAGACTGTTGAGGCATATCTCATTGCCAACCCGGATGCCTACAACTAA